One window from the genome of Echinicola vietnamensis DSM 17526 encodes:
- a CDS encoding WG repeat-containing protein, which yields MSTVIGKWAIALCLYLVSFSFTNAQMYEVYNPQLELIQKINDDHIFLLSESIRVSDKDQKLKLLNQNYEPFLELEGSSIYQYLSPWILVEKDGKLGAYHEYGEQIMKPEYDHIDTRYNELLGKRGNTFYHYDIGTKILNSLGTFQEAKIAKNGQVIAKVPAGYQLPLSENPQHIYQHLASASNSAILSRETSGYGLINRHGDYILEPVLDTLLHLEKEFFFGFNENQYMLIKATEDDAQIKYSSYHKIALENDVILEYIHGRLRRIMKNDGILLDIMGMADVNRIDAHHYNVYFKNGKVGLLDSKGVWQVVPADSITSILPGNEERYGALHGRFYGYVNRAGKWVIPNTFEGTGRFSEGLAAVKAKGAWGYIDSHGSMVIPPHFDDAGEFHNGLAVVKKEGKANLIDRSGKEILSSYYQHIDRSDDHYYITENDGMFGIIDPNGKEIASPTFQSVRREGYDRIIVQKNGRFGIINESGEALLPVYYQDIIIDNSAQKILAEDIFKPMVPEEDKKGKKKRK from the coding sequence ATGTCAACAGTAATCGGTAAATGGGCCATTGCCCTTTGTTTGTATCTAGTATCCTTTAGCTTCACTAACGCCCAAATGTATGAGGTGTACAACCCTCAGCTGGAACTGATCCAGAAAATCAACGACGACCACATCTTTCTGTTAAGTGAATCTATCCGAGTGAGTGACAAAGACCAAAAGCTCAAACTCCTGAATCAAAATTATGAGCCGTTTTTGGAACTGGAAGGATCATCGATATACCAATACCTAAGCCCTTGGATACTGGTGGAAAAAGATGGAAAGCTTGGAGCCTACCACGAATACGGCGAACAGATCATGAAGCCGGAATACGATCACATTGACACCCGCTACAACGAACTGCTCGGCAAAAGGGGAAACACCTTTTACCATTATGATATCGGCACCAAAATTTTGAATTCCCTAGGCACTTTCCAAGAAGCAAAAATTGCAAAAAATGGCCAGGTGATCGCCAAGGTACCCGCCGGCTACCAACTCCCGCTTTCTGAAAACCCCCAACATATCTATCAACATTTGGCATCGGCTTCAAACAGCGCTATCCTTTCCCGTGAAACCAGCGGGTATGGACTTATCAACAGGCATGGGGACTATATTCTTGAGCCGGTTTTGGACACCCTCCTGCACCTTGAAAAAGAATTCTTTTTTGGCTTTAACGAAAACCAGTACATGCTCATCAAGGCCACAGAGGATGATGCTCAAATCAAGTACAGTAGCTATCACAAAATCGCCTTGGAAAACGATGTCATCCTCGAATACATCCATGGACGCCTCCGAAGGATCATGAAAAACGACGGAATCCTACTTGACATCATGGGCATGGCAGACGTAAACCGCATAGATGCCCACCATTATAATGTTTATTTCAAAAATGGAAAAGTAGGTCTCCTGGACAGCAAAGGAGTTTGGCAAGTCGTCCCAGCGGACAGCATCACCTCGATCTTACCCGGCAATGAAGAACGTTACGGGGCTTTGCACGGCCGATTCTACGGCTATGTAAACCGCGCGGGAAAATGGGTGATCCCCAATACTTTTGAAGGAACCGGACGGTTTTCTGAAGGGTTGGCTGCCGTAAAGGCCAAAGGAGCTTGGGGCTACATTGACAGTCATGGCAGCATGGTCATCCCTCCTCATTTCGATGACGCAGGGGAATTCCATAACGGACTGGCGGTCGTCAAAAAAGAAGGAAAAGCTAACCTGATCGATCGCAGCGGAAAGGAAATCCTATCCTCTTACTACCAGCATATTGATCGATCTGACGACCACTATTACATCACCGAAAATGACGGAATGTTTGGGATCATCGATCCTAACGGAAAGGAAATCGCCTCCCCAACCTTCCAATCCGTAAGACGGGAAGGTTATGACCGAATCATCGTACAGAAAAACGGAAGATTTGGCATCATCAATGAATCCGGAGAAGCACTCCTTCCGGTGTATTATCAAGACATCATCATCGACAACAGCGCCCAAAAAATACTTGCAGAAGACATTTTTAAGCCAATGGTCCCCGAAGAGGACAAAAAAGGTAAAAAGAAACGGAAATAG
- the floA gene encoding flotillin-like protein FloA (flotillin-like protein involved in membrane lipid rafts), with the protein MELANSAIILIAAFGGLILLFIFLYFVPVNLWITAIFANVKVGIGELIGMRIRKVPPSIIVNSLITATKAGLDLTTNELETHYLAGGNVPNVIRALISADKANINLSFKQATAIDLAGRDVFEAVQISVNPKVINTPNVAAVAADGIQLIAKARVTVRANIAQLVGGSGEDTILARVGEGIVTSIGSAETHKSVLENPDKISKLVLQRGLDAGTAFEILSIDIADIDVGTNIGAKLQIDQASADLKVAEAKAEERRAMAVALEQEMKARNVEMRAKVVEAEAEVPKALAEAFRSGNLGVMDYYRMENIKSDTDMRDSIAKPDEGKGNDKSKGDKK; encoded by the coding sequence ATGGAATTAGCAAACTCGGCAATTATTTTAATTGCAGCTTTTGGAGGATTGATTTTACTGTTCATCTTCCTTTATTTTGTGCCGGTAAACCTGTGGATAACAGCAATTTTTGCCAATGTGAAAGTGGGGATAGGCGAGCTGATCGGGATGAGGATCAGAAAGGTGCCCCCTAGCATTATTGTTAACTCACTCATTACCGCTACCAAGGCAGGGCTTGATCTGACCACCAATGAGCTGGAGACCCACTACCTGGCAGGAGGGAATGTACCCAATGTGATCAGGGCACTGATTTCTGCCGATAAGGCCAATATTAACCTTAGCTTCAAGCAGGCAACGGCAATTGATTTGGCCGGGCGAGATGTGTTTGAGGCAGTACAAATATCGGTAAATCCGAAGGTGATCAATACGCCCAACGTGGCGGCCGTCGCGGCAGATGGGATTCAGCTCATCGCCAAGGCCAGGGTGACCGTTCGGGCCAATATCGCCCAATTGGTCGGTGGTTCTGGAGAGGACACCATTCTAGCCAGGGTCGGGGAGGGAATCGTGACCTCTATCGGCTCAGCCGAAACCCATAAGAGTGTGCTCGAAAATCCTGATAAGATTTCCAAGCTTGTCCTCCAGCGCGGACTAGATGCAGGCACGGCATTTGAAATCTTGTCCATTGACATTGCTGATATCGATGTGGGCACCAATATCGGGGCCAAGTTACAGATCGATCAAGCTTCTGCTGACCTTAAAGTGGCAGAGGCTAAAGCAGAGGAAAGAAGGGCCATGGCCGTGGCATTGGAGCAGGAGATGAAAGCCCGAAATGTGGAAATGAGGGCCAAGGTAGTAGAAGCCGAGGCGGAAGTGCCCAAGGCACTGGCAGAGGCTTTCAGGTCCGGAAATCTTGGCGTAATGGATTATTACAGGATGGAAAATATCAAATCGGATACGGACATGAGGGATTCCATTGCCAAGCCTGATGAAGGAAAAGGCAATGATAAGTCCAAAGGAGACAAAAAGTAA
- a CDS encoding NfeD family protein, with the protein MTWALILGLLVLGLILILLEVIFVPGTTLVGILGLVFSGLGVYFTFINYDSSTALWVLGLTAIANIGVIFYGFKSGVWKRFSLKDTISSRTYDDRLQGLQVGLRGKTVSDIKPYGKAEFGDMIYEVKSNTGFIPAGQNVEIQQLEYNRIIIK; encoded by the coding sequence ATGACTTGGGCGCTTATTCTTGGATTATTGGTGCTAGGCTTGATCCTCATCCTTCTGGAAGTGATTTTTGTCCCAGGAACCACGCTGGTGGGAATTTTGGGGCTGGTTTTTAGTGGGCTTGGCGTATATTTTACCTTTATCAATTATGATTCGTCCACCGCTTTGTGGGTGCTTGGACTTACCGCTATAGCAAATATAGGCGTGATTTTTTATGGTTTTAAATCCGGTGTATGGAAGCGGTTTTCACTGAAAGACACCATCTCTAGTCGCACTTACGATGATCGTTTACAAGGCTTGCAGGTGGGCCTTCGGGGCAAGACGGTTTCCGATATCAAACCTTACGGAAAAGCGGAGTTTGGTGACATGATCTATGAGGTGAAGTCCAATACAGGCTTTATCCCTGCAGGGCAGAATGTCGAAATCCAACAACTAGAATACAATAGAATTATCATTAAATAA